From the Elusimicrobiales bacterium genome, the window CAAGCATGCGCTGAACGGGATGATAAAAACCATGGCCATAGAATTTGCGCCTTATAACATAATGGCCAACACAATCTCGCCGGGGTTTGTGGACACCGCGCTGACCCGTAAGAACAACGCGCCCGATGTAATCAAAAGGCTTGAATCCATGATACCGCTTGGCCGCATGGCCGCGCCGGAGGAAATAGCCGAGGCGGCTTATTTCCTCTGCTCGCCGCAGAACACGTATCTGACCGGGCAGGATATAACGGTCGATGGCGCGTTTTCCGCCGGAGGGTTCCAGCGATGACGGATTTTCTGATAGACGGCAAAAAATTCTCCGCCTCCTTCGGCGGCGCGGCGGAATTTGAGGTGAAATCCGTCCCGCGCCCCTACAATGTCGTCTGGGACGAAAATCCCGACGCTTTCGCCGGAATACGCGAACTGATGTCTTGTCCCGGAAACATTCTGCTTGCGGACGAAAAAGTGCTGCGGCTGCACGGCGGCGGCTTTGACGGCGGCCCGCGCATGATGAAGGCCGAGGCGACCGAGGAGTTCAAAACCCTCTCCGGCGTAACCGCGCTTATAGAGCTGCTGATGAAAAGCGGCTTTACCAAAGGCGAGACATTGGCCGTCGCCGGCGGCGGCATCATGGAGGATGCGGGCGCCTTCGCCGGCGCGGTTTACAAGCGCGGCATAAACTGGACGTTTTTTCCCACCACGCTGCTTGCGATGTGCGACAGTTGTATCGGCGGCAAGACCGGCATCAACCACGGCGGCGCCAAAAACCAGCTGGCGCTGTTTTCCGCGCCGCGCCGTGTCGTAATCAATCCCAATTTTTTAAAAACTCTGGAGCGGCGCGATATTTTGAGCGGCATGGGCGAGATACTGAAACTTTTCATAACCGGCGGGCCGGAGTATATCGCGCTGTACAAGGCGACCGTCAGAAACGGCGTCCCGGCGGAGTTTTCGGGTTTCAGGACGCTTCTGCTGAACTCGCTGGCGATAAAACGCGCCGTGGTGGAGGAGGACGAGTTTGAGCTTAACCACCGCCGCGCGCTCAATTACGGCCACACTGCCGGACATGCGGCGGAATCGCTTTCCGGCTATGCCATCCCGCACGGGCAGGCCGTGGCGATAGGCATTATAATCGCAAACGAACTGGCCGTCCGGCGCGGGCTGCTGCCCGCCGGGGAATGCGCGGAGATAAAAACGCTGGCGCTGGACATCATAGACGCGCAATCCATGCTCGCCATGCGCGCGCTGCCCACGGAAAATCTCCTGGCCCTGCTGCAAAAGGACAAAAAAGCTGTTTCCGGCGGGCTGTTTTTCGCGCTCATAAAAAACCCGGGGGAGACGGTTTTTGTCCGAACCGCGCTGGACGAGAAGCTCCGGTCCGAAATTTCCGGCATTATCAAGACGGAGTTCCGGTGAGATACCTGCTCTGCGATTTCGGCGCGACAAACGTAAAAACCGCCATAGTGGATTTGGACAGCGGGCGGTTCCGGCTGGCCCGCCGTTTTGACGCCGCGCCTTCGCGCGGCAAAGGCCCTTTCTGCGAAGCGCCGCTTAAAAAACTCTCGCGCCAGTTCGGCGATATACTGGATTATTACAGCGGGCGCGGCGGCTTTGAAGGGGTGTTCATCTCCAGCCAGATGCACGGTTTTGCCGTTGTTGACGGTAATTTCCGCCCCCTGACCGATTACATAAGCTGGAAGGACGAGCGTTCGCTTCTGCCGGTGAAAGGCCGGCCCTTTTTCCCCGCGCTGGAGCGCCAGTCCGGCGTCCTGTTCCGCCGGGAGACGGGGATGAGGCTGCGGCCCGGGCTTCCGTTTGCCAATCTGGCGTATCTGGCGCGGACAGGGGCGGTCAGGGCGGGCCGGGTCATAACCCTGCCGGACTGGCTGGCCGATATTTCCGGCAAAAGCGAGCGCGCTTCGCACGGGACCATGCTGGCCGGGCTGGGGCTCTATAACATTTACAAAAAGGCGCCTTCCGCCGCGCTGCTGGATTTGTGCGGCGGGAAATTCTCGCTCAACCGCGCGGCGGGGCCGGCTGTCCCCGCCGGGCACTGGGGCAAAATCCCCATATTCTGCGCCGTCGGCGACCATCAGTGCGCCGTGCTGGGCGCGGGCAACACGGAAAAAACCCTGTCCGTCAATATGGGGACAGGCTCCCAGGTTTCGCATATATGCCAGGCGCGCCGCTCCGCCGTTGAGCAGCGCCCTTTTTTTGACGGGCTGCTGCTGGATACAATAACCCATATCCCCTGCGGGCGCGCGCTGGAAAAATTTGCCGGATTTGCGGACGGGCTGCGCGGCGGCGGGGATTTTATGCGCGCTTATTTTTCCGCGCTGACGGCTGAAAAAATAGCCGCCTCGTCGCTGGAAATAGACCTGGCATTTTTCAAAAGCGCGTGGAACTATTCCGGCGGCGCGAAAATAACCGGAATCGGCGATAATCTCACGCCGGAAAATTACGCGGCGTCGCTTGCCCGCTGCCTGCTTGTCCAGTATGTTGAGGCGGCGCGCGCCGTTGACCCGCAGGGCCGGCTGAAAGAGTGGATTTTAAGCGGCGGCGCCGCCAGAAAGCTGAAACCGGCGGCGGCATTTCTGGCAAAACTGACGGGCCGCAAAATAGTTCCCGCCGCTCCGGCGGACGAAACCTTTCTGGGGCTGCGCGCGCTGGCGGTGATGCGCGCGCGGGGATTGCCGTCCGCGCTTGAGGCGCGGAATATATTCTGGAGGAAAACATGAAAGTGGTAATTCTGGCGGGCGGGCTGGGCACCCGGCTGGGTGAGGAAACCGGCCTGCGCCCCAAGCCGATGGTGGAGATAGGCGGCAGGCCGATACTCTGGCATATAATGAAAATCTACTCGCATTTCGGCTTCAACGATTTCATCATCTGCCTGGGTTACAAGGGTTACATGATAAAGGAGTACTTTGCCAACTACATGCTGCACAACTGCGATGCGGCGGTGGATTTGAAGGCAGGCTCGGTAACCATGCTTCACCGCGATGTGGAGCCGTGGCATATCACGCTGGCCGACACCGGAGCGGATTCGCTTACCGGATTGCGGGTCAAGCTGTCCGAGAAATATCTGGATGGCAAAACCTTCATGCTCACCTACGGCGACGGCGTTGCGGACATAGACATAAACCGGCTGCTGGATTTCCATAAAAAATCCGGCGCGCTGGCCACCGTAACGGCGGTGCAGCCGCCGGGGCGTTTTGGCGCGATGGATCTGGACGCGGCGGGCAAGGTCAAATCCTTCCGTGAAAAGCCGCACGGCGAGGATTCGTGGATAAACGGCGGGTTTTTCGTGCTGGAGCCGGACGCGCTTTCCCGCGTGAAGGGCAATGTCCTCTGGGAAAAAGAGCCGATGAACGCCCTGGTGTCCGAAGGCCGGCTTGCGGCCTACCGGCACGAGGGGTTCTGGCAGCCGATGGACACGTTGCGCGAGAAAAACTATCTTGACGGCCTTTGCAGCGAGCGCAAAGCGCCCTGGGTGAAATGGGATGATTGACGAGAAATTCTGGAAAGGCAAAAAAGTTCTTGTAACCGGCAACACCGGTTTCAAAGGCTCGTGGCTGACGGTGTGGCTGCACCGGATGGGCGCGCATGTGGCGGGATATTCGCTGCCGGCGCCCACCGAGCCCAGCATGTATGAAACCTGCCGCCTCGCCCGCCTGGCAGACACCGAAACCGCCGACGTGCGCGACGGCGAAAAACTGGCCGCCGCTTTTGCCCGCGTCAAGCCGGAAATAGTTTTCCACATGGCGGCGCAGCCGCTGGTGCTGGAATCCTACCGCATCCCGGCGGAAACTTACGCCTCCAATGTGATGGGGACTGTCAATGTGCTGGAAGCCGCGCGCAAAACCAAAACCGCGCGAGCCGTGGTCGTCATCACAACCGACAAATGCTATGAAAACAAGGAATGGCTGTGGGGCTACCGCGAAAACGAGCCGCTGGGCGGTTTTGACCCGTATTCCTCAAGCAAGGCCTGCGCCGAGATTGCCACGGCCGCCTGGAGAAACTCGTTTTTCCCGGCGGAGCATTACGGCATTCACAAAACCGGCATAGCCTCCGCGCGGGCCGGAAACGTAATCGGCGGCGGCGACTGGGCCGCCAACCGCCTGGTGCCGGACTGCGCGCGCGCGCTGCTGGCCGGAGAGAATGTGAAGGTCCGCAACCCGCAGTCGCTGCGCCCGTGGCAGCATGTGCTGGAGCCGCTGGCGGGATACCTGGTCCTCGCCAAACGGCTGTGGGAGAACGGTCCGGAATACGCCCAGGCCTGGAATTTCGGCCCCGAATCCGGAGATGTGCGCCCGGCGGGCTGGCTTGTTAAGGAAATATGCGCCCGCTGGGGCGGGGCAGACTTTGAAATCACCCCGTCCAAATCCGGCCACGAGGCCGCGATACTGATGCTGGATTCCACCAAGTCCCGCCTGAAGCTGGACTGGCGGCCCAAATGGACGCTGGAGAAAACGCTGGACAAGATAGTGGAATGGTACAAAGCCTCCGGCGAGGGCAAAGACATGCTGGAAATAACCAACCGCCAACTTGAGGAGTATCTGAGATGACAACTTCCTGCAAAACCGCGCCGTCCGCGAAAGAACTTGAAGCCGCAAAAAACCGCGCGCTGGAGGCCGCGGCGGAATATCACCGCCTGCGCGCCGCGGCTGAACAAAAACCATTTTCCCCGGGCGACAAAATCAGCTACGGCGGCAGAATCTACGACGAGGCGGAAATACGCTCGCTGGTTTCGGCCTCGCTGGATTTCTGGCTTACCGCCGGGCCGTATGCCGCAAGGCTGGAGGCCGCGCTGGCAAAGAAGCTGGGCGTAAAGCACTGCTCTCTGGTCAATTCCGGCTCGTCGGCCAATCTGCTGGCTTTTGCCGCGCTGGCCGATGATTCGCTTGGCGCGCGCGCCATAAACCCGGGCGACGAGGTTATCACCCCCGCCGCCTGCTTTCCCACCACCGTTGCGCCCATCGTGCAGCACGGCGCGGTTCCGGTTTTTGTGGACGTTGCGGTGCCGCAGTACAATGTTGATGTCGCCGCGCTTAAGGCCGCGCTGACAAAAAAGACAAAGGCGGTTTTTTTGGCGCATACCCTGGGCAATCCATTCAATGCGGAGGCCGTGCTGGATTTCTGCAATGAGAACGGCCTCTGGCTTATAGAGGATAATTGCGACGCGCTCGGCTCGCGCTACAGGCTGGGCGGGAAATGGCGCAATACCGCCTCTTTCGGACATATGTCCACATTAAGTTTTTATCCGGCGCATCATATCACCACCGGCGAGGGCGGCGCGGTATGCACAAATGATTCCGCGCTGAAGCGGATTGTGGAATCGCTGCGCGACTGGGGCAGGGACTGCTGGTGTCCCTCCGGGCGGGACAACACCTGCAAACGCCGCTTCACCGGACAGTTCGGCAAGCTGCCCGAAGGCTATGACCACAAGTATGTTTATTCGCGCTTCGGGTATAACCTGAAAATGACGGATTTGCAGGCCGCCATCGGCTGCGCGCAGATTGAAAAGCTGGACGCTTTCACCCTCGCCAGAAAAAACAACTGGAAAACGCTGCGGGAACTCTTTGCCCCGCTGGAAAAGCAGCTCATCCTGCCGGAGCCGGCGGAAAATTCGGACCCGTCGTGGTTCGGCTTTGTGCTGAGCGTGCGGCCCGGCGCGAGGTTTGGCAGAAACGAAATTGTGCGTCATCTTGAGAACAACGGCGTGCAGACCAGAATGCTGTTTGCGGGCAATATATTGCGCCATCCCTGCTGCGCGGGCAAAAGAGGCAAATGGCGCGCCGCAGGGAAACTGGACGGCAGCGATTTCATCGCGCAGAACACCTTCTGGCTGGGCGTGTATCCGGGGATGAGCGCACAGAAACTGGAATATATGGCGGACTGCGCCAAAAAATTCGCCAGATGAAAAAACTGCTTCTTACCGGCGGTTCCGGCTTTATCGGCAGGAATATAATTGAGACGCTGGGTGGGGAATACGAAATCTCCGCCCCGTCCCATGCCGAGCTGGAACTGACGGATTCGCGCGTCGTGCGCGAGTATTTCAGGAACAGGCATTTTGACGCCGTCATCCACTCGGCCATAAAACCGGGCCACCGCAACGCGAAAGATTTGACAGGGCTGTTATACGCGAACACGCGCCATTTCATAAACCTGGCGCAGCACGATGGCGCGTGGGGAAAAATGATTTATCTCGGTTCCGGCCTGGCCTACAACCCCGCGCATTACCGGCCTAAAATGAAAGAGGATTTTTTCGGCCAGTATCCGCCGGAGGACGAGGCGGGGTATGCGAAATATATCTGCTCGCTTTTCACGGAAAAATCCGCCGGGCGGATTGTGGAACTGCGCCCTTTCGGCGTCTACGGCAAGTACGAGGATTACGCCATCCGCTTCATCTCCAACGCGATATGCAAAACGTTGTTTGAGCTGCCAATCACCATCAAACAGAACCGGAGATTTGACTACATTTACGTCGCGGATTTGATTGGCGTCATACGGCATTTCATTGAGAATCCGGCAAAACACGCGGCCTATAACGTTACACCGGACGAGAGCGTCGAGCTGCTTTCAATCGCTCATAAAGCGAGCGCGCTTTCCGGCGGGGATTTGCCGGTAATCGTTAAAACGCCGGGCATGGGCGTTGAATACAGCGGCGATAACTCGCTGCTGAAAACCGAATTTTCCGGTTTTCTTAAAACCGGGCTGGACGAGGGAATACGCGGGCTGTATAATTGGTATGCGGCCCGCAGGGACACGTTGGACAAATCGCTGCTGCTGGAGGATAAATAACATGAGAAGCGACACCATTTTTGACGAGCTTTTCGTTCTGGAGCTTGCCAACAACCACTGGGGCAAGCTGGAGCGCGGGCTTAAAATTATTTCGGAACACGCGCAGATAGTTCGATTCAACGGCGTAAAAGCCGCCATAAAGCTTCAGCTCCGCGACGTGGACAATTTCATACATAAGGATTTCCGCGAGCGGCAGGATCTGCGCTATGTCAAGAAAACCATGGACACCCGCATTTCCAAGGAAGATCTGGCCAAAATGGTTGACCATATCCGCAAAAACAACTGCATTCCCATGGCCACTCCTTTTGACGAGGCATCCGTGGACCTGTGCGTTGAGCTTGGCCTGCCGATAATAAAGCTGGCCAGCTCCGACGTCAACGACTGGTTCCTGATAGAAAAAATAGCGACCACGAAAAAACCTGTCATAGCCTCCTCCGGCGGGTTTTCAGTGAAGGACCTCGACGACCTGGTGAATTTTTTCGCCAACCGCAATATCCCGTTCGCGCTCAACCACTGCGTGGCGATGTATCCGACGGAGGACCGCGACCTCAACCTTAACCAGATAGACTATTTGCGGGAGCGGTATCCGCGCAATGTCATAGGTCTCTCAACGCACGAGTGCCATGACTGGGCTTCTTCCGTGATGATAGCCTACGGCAAAGGCGCGCGCACTTTTGAGCGGCACATAGACATTGAAGACGGGCAGCATCCGGTTTCGTCCTACTGCTCGCTGCCGCATCAGGTTGACGCCTGGTTCAAGGCCCACAACAAGGCGCGCGAGATGTGCGGCCCCTGCGGCGACACAAAGCGCATTCCGCCCGAAGCCGAGGAGAAATATCTGGAAGGGCTGCTGCGCGGCGTCTATGCCAGGCGGGACCTGCCGGCGGGGCATGTCATACAGCATAACGAACTCTTAAACGATGTCTATATGGCCATACCGCTGCAGAAAGGCCAGATTTCCTGCCGCGAGCTGATGAGCGGCGAGGTGCTGCTGCGTCCCGTCAAAAAAGACGAGCCGGTTATGATAGACGCGATAGACAGCCCCTACGCCCATAACGAAAGCCTCAGGCAGCGTATTTACAACAGGGGAATTTAACTCTTCGGCGGAAGGGCGGACGGCGAACTCCGCCGTCCGTAGCGTAACGGCGCTTGCGGCGGATGGAGGGGCTGTAAAAAACTCTTATGGCCAAATACAGAAGAAATTTTATTCCTCCGCCGCCCCCTCCTTCTCCTCCTCCGCCCCCGCCTCCTCCGCCACCCCCTCCTCCTCCGCGCCAGAGTGTTTATCAGGAGCCGGAACCGGTTCCGCGGCAGGCGGTTCCTCTGTCGCAGCCTCGCAGAAAGCAATCCGGCATTATGTTCAAGGCGGCGGTGCTGCTTGTGATGGCGGCAGCCGCCGCAGCTGGGTTCATGATTCACGGGCGGCGCGCGCGGAATGTGGTTTCGTATGATGAAACCGAATCGCTAAAGCCGGCGGTTCTGGCGGCGGTTCCGTCCGCGCCGGCTGCTCCAGACGCCTTGCGCCGGCGGGAAATGCCGCTTCCGTTTTATTCCGCGGATGCGCCGCAGTCCGGCGGCCCGCCTGCGCCGCAGTCTTCCGGCACGGACACGCCGCAGACGTTGTCCGGCTCCGCGCCCGCTTCGCCCGTGCCAGCGCCATCCGGCTTTGTGGGCGAATTGTTTCATGTCCTTGGCAAATACAAAAACAGGCCTGCGGCGCAGCGGTTTGTGGGCGAAATAACCGCAAACCCGGCATTTATGAAACTTCTCAAATCCGCGCCGGACATGCGCAGCCCGGTGGCCATGATGATGCAGTTTCAGGCCAGCGGCGCGGCTGCCGTTTTAATCAGGCACATGCAGGAACCGGAGTTCAAGCAGCTGGTCCGGGATATTTCAGGGGACCCGGAATTCAAAATGTTTGTGGAAAAAAACATGCCGCCCGGTTTCAAAGTCCCGAAAATAGACTGAATGCGGCGGCTTCGGCGTATGCCGCGGCGCGCCGCATGGACTGCTTTTCGCCGGTTGCGCCGCCGCAAATGGCGACGATTTTGGCAAAACCGGCGCGGCGCAGCGCGCCGGGGGACAGCGCACAGCTTCCGGCTACGGCAAAAACCGGTTTGCCGCATTCCGCTCCCAGTTGCGCCAGCGCGAAAGGCGTCTTGCCGCAAAGAGTTTGCGCGTCCAGGCGGCCTTCGCCGGTTAAAATTATATCCGCCGCGCGGGCGCGCCGCCGCGCATTTAGCATTTGCAGCACGGTTTGCGCGCCGCAGGCCATGCGCGCGCCGCAGAACGCATACAGCCCCGCCGCCATCGCCCCCGCCGCCGCCATGGATGGGCGGCGGGATATATCCAGCCCCAAATCCCGCTTTACAATGCGCGCGTAGCGCCGCAGCGCGGTCTCTATGATTTCCACTTCCTTTGGGGTCGCGCCTTTTTGCGGGCCGTAGACGCGGGCCGAGCCGTTTTCCCCCAGCAGCGGGTTGGTTACGTCTGCCAGCGCGATTATTCCGGCGCGGCGCACCAGCGGGTGCATGCGCCGGGTATCTATCTCCGCCAGCCGCAGCAACCCACGCGCGCCCGGAGCTACGGGAACGGAATTTTCGTCCAGCAGCCGCGCGCCCAGCGCCTGCGCGATGCCGGCGCCGCCGTCGCATGAGGCGGCGCCCCCAAGCCCGATAAGAATGCGCCGCGCCCCCTTTTCCAGCGCGGCGGCGATAAACTCGCCCGCGCCGAAGGAGGAGGCCTCCAGCGGGCGGAGCTTTTGCCCTTTAAGCAATGCCAGCCCGCAGCAGCGCGCGGTTTCTATAACGGCGCAGTTTCCGTTCCGCATCAGATACCGCGCCCGGACCGGCGCGCCAAGCGGCCCGCGGACGGTTTTTGAAAACAGCCTGCCGCCCGCCTCCGGGGAAAAGCCCGCGGACAGCGCGTCTATCAGCCCGTCGCCGCCGTCGGAGACGGGCATTATGTCAATCTCCGTGTTCGGGCGGGCGCGCCTGACGCCGCGCGCCATGGCGCGCGCCGCCTGCGGTCCAGAAAGCGAGCCTTTGAACGGATTGGGAGCTATGAGAATTTTCATTATGCAAGTCGCGCGCAACGGAACCGGCGCGCGCCGGCGGATTCCGCGGAATTTCGGGGCCGGCTCAATCCAGCGGGGCGCCTTCCGGCTCGGGCGCGACGGGAAGGGGCGGCTTTTTAAGCGGTGTCTCGTGCCACAGGCGGGTCATCAGCAGCGCCCCGGCCAGCGAGAACGGAACAAGCGTCCACACCCATATTCCCCACCCGTATTTGTCCAGCAGCCCGCCCAGGAAAAACCCGGTCAGCCCGGAGGCCAGATACTGCACCCCGTCCAACGTTCCAGCCACGGTGGCCGCGGCTTTGGCCCCGCCGAAATCCATGGACGCCGTGCCGGAAAGCATTCCGTGCACGCCGAATATCCACATGCAGCAAAACCCTACAAGGAAAGCCGCCGCTATTGGCGAGCCGGCGTATCCCAGCAGCAGCAGCGAAACAATCTGGCCCAGATAGAATAAAAACGCCACCGGCGCGCGGCGCGAGCCGAACACCCTGTCGGAGAGCCAGCCGCATATAAGCCCGCCGAGTATGCCGCCTGCGGTTATCCCCGCCGTCGCGATCGAAAACAGCGTCGTGCCGTGATCTATCCCGTGCATTTCTTTCAGAAACGGCGCGAACCACAGCATCAGCCCCTGCCGCACAAACCCCGTGCAGAATTCCGACAGCGCCAGCGTTATGATGACCGGGTTTGTGAACACGCGGGCCGCCAGATGGCGGAAATCCGGCGGCTTGCCGCTGTCCTGGTCGTTGGCGGTGGCGTCGCCGGTGTTGAAATTCTCGAACCCGGCGTCTTTGGGCGTATCGCGCACCATGGCAAGGTCCACCAGAAACATCAGCAGAATGCAGCCCGCCGGTATCAGGAAAACACAGTACCAGGGGAACCAGCTCAGTATCCAGCCGCCCACTGTCATGGCCAGAAAATAACCGCAGGAAATCATTATCCCGAATATGCCGCCGAAGACGCCGCGCTCGCGCACGTGGAACCACGGCGCGTTTATCTTGACAACCGACAGCGCGCCAAAGCTCTGGAAATACTGGTTCACGGCGTAGAGAAGCGACATCCCGACTATTATTTTAGTCTGCCAGCCGTTGAGAAAAAGCAGCCCTATGGCCAGGTTCAGCGCGCAGGCGCCCAGCGCGCCCAGCAGTATCGCCTTCCTGCCGCCGATGCGGTCGGCCAGCGGGCCGTTGATGATTACGGAGCAGGCGTATGTCCAGAACCCCGCTGTGGCTATGACGCCGAATTCCGCCTTGGTGAGATGGAACATGTCCATCATCGGCTTGCCGGCGACGTTAAGATTGTAGCGGCCCATGTAGAAGGTGGCGTAGGTAAGCCCCAGCGGGAACCAGTTAAGGAAACGCCGCCGCCGGTACTGCGCGGTGTGATTGACGGGGATGGCAGCCATTGCAATCAGTTTAACAAATTGGAGTTGCGCGCGGGATAAAACCCGGATGACGGCCCCATGTCAGGATTTGGGGCTGGTATCCACCCTCAGCACGAAGGGATAGGCGGAGGCCTTGGCCGCCGTGTTCACCGGCATTCTGCCGGCGACGGTTATTATGTATTCCGGGCGCGAGCGGCGCGTACCGTCGGCCAGCGGCACGGCGCGGACGGATATGGTTTTTTCCCACACAAATCCGGCGCCCTCGCCCAGCCGGGTAAGCGCCAGCTTCATAAAATCCTTCGGCTCGCCGGATGCCGGCACGCGGATGGACAACAGCGTGTCCGTTTCCGGCGCGATTATGCCGGTTTCGTAGGCGGCGGCATCCAGCCCTTTTTTTATGGAAATAACGCCCGGCGCGGCCCTGAGCGCGTCCAGCCTGTCCGGCTCTATCCAGCCGCGCACGGAGGCAGTGTCCGCGCCGGAGGCTCCGTCAATATCCATTCTGAAAGGCCGGAAACCGGACGCCGCCGAGGCCGCCTCCACCGTTTTCGCCATCGTCGTTCCCGCAGCGCGCACGGCAATCACCACGAATTCCGGCGCGCGTGAGAGGCTCTGCTCGGTTCCGGGGGCGGGAACTGGCAGCGCCAGCGGCCCGCTTGCCTGCACCTTGCGCACCTTATAGTCCATTTCCGAAAGGTTGTATTTGGGGCCGTGGTCGCCGAAAGCATATCTGTCCTGTGAAAAATGCGGCGCGTTAAGCTGGTTCAGCAAAATCTGTTCGGCTGCTTCGTGCTGGGTTGTGGTCGTGGCGGTCAGCCCGCGCCGCTGCGGCGGGGGGGTGTTTGTGGCGGCGTCCCGCAGATCCGATACGGGGGAAACGGTAAGCCGCTCCGCCGGCTGATTCGGCCTGCGGTAGCCGAAGCGGGTTTCCACGAAATCCTGTATTTCAGCGCCGGCGCAAACCGAGCGGACCGGGACGGCCTCCTCCGGGTCGGGATATGCGGCGCAATGCGGTTGAATCGCAAGCAGTATGTATAAAAGCGCGTTCATTAGGGTTCCAAACAAAACTATAGCCAAACACAACAAACCTCCGCAAGGACCGGAAGACCTATATCATAACCCGGCAGCAGTGTCCATTTTCCGCAGCCGGACGGCGCGTTTCTGCGCCGGCTGCCGTCAGTTGTATGCCGCGCCTTTCTGAAGGGCCTTGATGTTAAGCTCTATAAGCTCCGGCTTGGCGCGCTTGAAAACTTTCGGCAGCGCCTTGCCCAGCGCGTCAAGCGACACGGCCTTTGTTCTGGCGGCGAAAACGCCCAGCATCACTATATTGGCGATTTTGACCGTGCCCAATTGTTCCGCCAGCTCGTTTACCGGCACCAGCGCAACGTTTATATCCTTGCGCGACGGGCGCGAAGTTACCAGCGAGCTGTTTATCAGCAGCAGCCCGCCGCTTGCAATCAGCGGTTCAAATTTGGCCAGCGACGGCTCGTTCATCACAATCACCGTGTCCGGGCGGGAGACCACGGGCGAGGCCACCTCATCGTCCGAGATGACCACCGAGCAGTTCGCCGTCCCGCCGCGCATTTCCGCGCCGTAGGCCGGGAACCAGCTCACCTTTTTGCCGTCCACCATCCCCGCGTAGGCCAGCAGTATCCCCGCCGAGATGACCCCCTGCCCGCCGAAACCGGAAATTCTGATTCCCTGTGTCATTGCAATCCTCCGTCCCGGAACACGCCCAGGGGATAGTACGGCATCATTTTCTCGGCCACGAATTTCATGGATTCCACCGGAGACGCGCCCCAGTTTGTCGGGCAGGTGGACAGCACCTCCACCATTGAAAAACCCTTCCCCTCCGCCTGGTTTTTAAGCGCCTTCAGCACGGCCTTTTTCGCCTTTAGCACATTGGGCGCGGTGTTGATTGCCACACGTTCCAGATACCGCGCGCCTTCAAGCTGGGCCAGCATCTCGCAGACCTTTATGGGATAGCCGTTTACTTTCGGGTCGCGGCCCTTGGGGGCGGTGGTGGCAGTCTGGCCGATAAGCGTGGTGGGCGCCATCTGGCCGCCGGTCATGCCGTAAATCGCGTTGTTTACAAAGATGACCGTTATATTCTCGGAGCGTGCCGCCGCATGCACGGTTTCCGCCATGCCTATGGAGGCCAGGTCGCCGTCGCCCTGATAGGAAATGACAATGGTCTCCGGCTTGGCGCGCTTTATGCCGGTGGCTATGGCCGGGCCGCGCCCGTGCGGGCCCTGGATAGCGTCAAAGCCGAAGTAATGGTCCGCGAACACCGCGCAGCCCACCGGCGCAATCAGAACCGCCCGGCTGCGCAGCGAAAGCTCGTCCACCGCCTCGGCCAGGATGCGGTGTATGATTCCGTGGCCGCAGCCGGGGCAGTAGTGCATGGGAACGTCAAGCAGGCTTTCGGGCCGCTTGTTTGTTGCGGTAAGCGTTTTTTCCATGATTAAAACTCCAGCCCGTCGTTGTAGAGGGCTTCATTTTTGCCGTTGACGACGGATTCTATGGCGGTGAGAATGCCCTCGCCGGTGGTGGGGACGCCGCCCGGCTTGGCGTGCAGCCGGACGGGAACCCTGCCGTTCACCGCCAGCCGGACATCGG encodes:
- the rfbF gene encoding glucose-1-phosphate cytidylyltransferase, whose translation is MKVVILAGGLGTRLGEETGLRPKPMVEIGGRPILWHIMKIYSHFGFNDFIICLGYKGYMIKEYFANYMLHNCDAAVDLKAGSVTMLHRDVEPWHITLADTGADSLTGLRVKLSEKYLDGKTFMLTYGDGVADIDINRLLDFHKKSGALATVTAVQPPGRFGAMDLDAAGKVKSFREKPHGEDSWINGGFFVLEPDALSRVKGNVLWEKEPMNALVSEGRLAAYRHEGFWQPMDTLREKNYLDGLCSERKAPWVKWDD
- a CDS encoding 3-dehydroquinate synthase family protein, which codes for MTDFLIDGKKFSASFGGAAEFEVKSVPRPYNVVWDENPDAFAGIRELMSCPGNILLADEKVLRLHGGGFDGGPRMMKAEATEEFKTLSGVTALIELLMKSGFTKGETLAVAGGGIMEDAGAFAGAVYKRGINWTFFPTTLLAMCDSCIGGKTGINHGGAKNQLALFSAPRRVVINPNFLKTLERRDILSGMGEILKLFITGGPEYIALYKATVRNGVPAEFSGFRTLLLNSLAIKRAVVEEDEFELNHRRALNYGHTAGHAAESLSGYAIPHGQAVAIGIIIANELAVRRGLLPAGECAEIKTLALDIIDAQSMLAMRALPTENLLALLQKDKKAVSGGLFFALIKNPGETVFVRTALDEKLRSEISGIIKTEFR
- a CDS encoding NAD(P)-dependent oxidoreductase — encoded protein: MKKLLLTGGSGFIGRNIIETLGGEYEISAPSHAELELTDSRVVREYFRNRHFDAVIHSAIKPGHRNAKDLTGLLYANTRHFINLAQHDGAWGKMIYLGSGLAYNPAHYRPKMKEDFFGQYPPEDEAGYAKYICSLFTEKSAGRIVELRPFGVYGKYEDYAIRFISNAICKTLFELPITIKQNRRFDYIYVADLIGVIRHFIENPAKHAAYNVTPDESVELLSIAHKASALSGGDLPVIVKTPGMGVEYSGDNSLLKTEFSGFLKTGLDEGIRGLYNWYAARRDTLDKSLLLEDK
- the rfbG gene encoding CDP-glucose 4,6-dehydratase, which gives rise to MIDEKFWKGKKVLVTGNTGFKGSWLTVWLHRMGAHVAGYSLPAPTEPSMYETCRLARLADTETADVRDGEKLAAAFARVKPEIVFHMAAQPLVLESYRIPAETYASNVMGTVNVLEAARKTKTARAVVVITTDKCYENKEWLWGYRENEPLGGFDPYSSSKACAEIATAAWRNSFFPAEHYGIHKTGIASARAGNVIGGGDWAANRLVPDCARALLAGENVKVRNPQSLRPWQHVLEPLAGYLVLAKRLWENGPEYAQAWNFGPESGDVRPAGWLVKEICARWGGADFEITPSKSGHEAAILMLDSTKSRLKLDWRPKWTLEKTLDKIVEWYKASGEGKDMLEITNRQLEEYLR
- the rfbH gene encoding lipopolysaccharide biosynthesis protein RfbH — its product is MTTSCKTAPSAKELEAAKNRALEAAAEYHRLRAAAEQKPFSPGDKISYGGRIYDEAEIRSLVSASLDFWLTAGPYAARLEAALAKKLGVKHCSLVNSGSSANLLAFAALADDSLGARAINPGDEVITPAACFPTTVAPIVQHGAVPVFVDVAVPQYNVDVAALKAALTKKTKAVFLAHTLGNPFNAEAVLDFCNENGLWLIEDNCDALGSRYRLGGKWRNTASFGHMSTLSFYPAHHITTGEGGAVCTNDSALKRIVESLRDWGRDCWCPSGRDNTCKRRFTGQFGKLPEGYDHKYVYSRFGYNLKMTDLQAAIGCAQIEKLDAFTLARKNNWKTLRELFAPLEKQLILPEPAENSDPSWFGFVLSVRPGARFGRNEIVRHLENNGVQTRMLFAGNILRHPCCAGKRGKWRAAGKLDGSDFIAQNTFWLGVYPGMSAQKLEYMADCAKKFAR